In Zea mays cultivar B73 chromosome 7, Zm-B73-REFERENCE-NAM-5.0, whole genome shotgun sequence, the following proteins share a genomic window:
- the LOC103640479 gene encoding ABC transporter G family member 45, which produces MIRAMAAEGNKSREAPPLTPAENEAFLRMLRDAGQRLGSAAPEVEVQFDGVSVGAQAHNCKELVESACMCAESNDTTKILMGLSGVIRSTRMTLVLGAPGSGKSTFLRVLAGKLDPSLKFEGKVTYKVEAKSSAPEHLSAYVSQHDLHHAEMTVRETINFSSNMLGTSNEFEMLREVVRQQMGTDEATAELFSKATVLGEGSNLKTNYIIQILGLSTCADTIIGDELQRGVSGGQKKRTTIGEMLVGRARCFFMDDVSTGLDSSTTYEIMTFLRQMAHIMGLTIVISLLQPSIETLALFDDIILLCEGQIIYHGPRRHAVGFFRTIGFTCPSRKNVADFLQEVTLKTEQKQYWTGDKSQYKYHSIEDFIKCFRAYSVPQIVEDNQCTENGSKQAVRAGDSFIISKWEIFKVCLSREVLLLKKNYPVHIFKVIQIMFLAFVVGTLFFRSGMNQDTVLDGVKYLGALFMGVAVINFNCTIELGMVTKRLPIFYKQRELLELPGWALVCSVFLTSLPVSLMESGLWTFSTYYAIGYAPSAIRLFQQLLALLATHQMSLGLYRLVATVGRTPIVSNSLGAQVLVFSFIFGGFIISKDNLQSWLSWGYWASPFTYALNAVTLNEFLDMRWAKVFYFKNSKTLGEAILMLRGLLNEWQWYWTCIGILFGFTLVFNILSVLALHFLKSPHKREVNIKSQDRQNKEYNDQAVVNVNASIGQSLPFQPLTLVFKNINYSVELPKGMRKHGVTESRLQLLRDVSGSFRPGVLTALMGITGAGKTTLLDVLAGRKTGGYIEGVISICGYPNKYETVSRITGYCEQTDIHSPYLTVYESLKFSASLRLPSVVKSHQRDMYVEEVMDLVELTGLRNAIVGIPGATGLSAEQRKRLTIAVELVASPSIMFLDEPTTGLDARAAAIVMRTVRKMVNTGHTVVCTIHQPSIQIFESFDELLLMKSGGQLIYSGSLGPLSRDLIKYFEAVPGVPKIKDGQNPAAWVLDISSHAMQYMINVDYAEIYYNSNLYKENMAMINELSKPKTNHEDLHLPSKYWPGFKEQCIACIWKQHLSYRKNSELNVFRFINTFATSIVFGIVFWQTGSTIKVEQDVFNILGIGYGSALFLGFVNCTSLLPVVAAERAVSYREMNSGMYSSMAFIIAQVAAEIPYMVIQPLIFSAIVYPMVGFQLAVKKFFLFVLYMILIFMDYTLYGMMAVALTPTAEIATGLSLTIFVVWNFFSGFIVTVKAMPVWWRWMYWACPTAWTLYGLVSSQLGDHKELIRVLGQPDQPVITFLQEYLGLENGYLPLVTALHFVLSALFCFVFCVGIKYLRFQKR; this is translated from the exons GAATTAGTAGAATCAGCATGCATGTGTGCCGAGAGTAATGACACAACAAAAATTCTGATGGGACTGAGCGGTGTCATAAGGTCAACCAG GATGACACTGGTTCTTGGAGCACCCGGATCCGGAAAGTCAACATTTTTAAGAGTATTGGCTGGGAAGCTAGATCCTTCTCTCAAG TTCGAAGGCAAGGTTACATACAAAGTAGAGGCAAAGTCCTCTGCGCCTGAGCACCTGAGCGCATATGTTAGCCAGCATGATCTTCATCACGCAGAGATGACTGTGAGAGAGACGATCAATTTCTCCTCCAACATGCTGGGAACCAGCAACGAATTCG AAATGCTccgggaggtggtgagacaacaaaTGGGCACTGATGAAGCAACTGCTGAGCTATTTAGCAAG GCAACTGTGTTAGGAGAAGGAAGCAACCTTAAAACCAACTATATAATCCAG ATTCTTGGCCTCTCCACTTGTGCTGACACCATAATAGGGGACGAGCTACAGAGAGGCGTTTCTGGAGGACAAAAAAAGAGAACCACAATTG GTGAGATGTTAGTTGGCCGTGCAAGGTGCTTCTTTATGGATGATGTATCAACAGGCCTTGACAGCTCCACCACATATGAGATTATGACATTTCTCCGGCAAATGGCACATATCATGGGTCTTACAATTGTTATTTCACTGCTGCAGCCATCTATAGAAACATTAGCGTTGTTTGATGACATAATCCTCTTGTGTGAGGGACAAATCATCTACCATGGTCCTCGACGCCATGCTGTTGGCTTTTTCAGAACCATTGGCTTTACATGCCCCAGCAGGAAGAATGTAGCTGATTTCCTTCAAGAG GTGACCTTAAAAACGGAACAAAAGCAGTATTGGACTGGTGAtaagagccaatataaataccatTCCATCGAAGACTTTATAAAATGCTTCAGAGCCTACAGTGTCCCTCAAATTGTGGAAGACAATCAGTGCACAGAGAATGGTAGCAAACAAGCAGTTCGAGCAGGTGACAGTTTTATAATATCGAAATGGGAGATTTTTAAAGTTTGTTTATCAAGGGAAGTACTACTGTTAAAGAAAAATTATCCAGTGCATATCTTCAAGGTTATACAAATCATGTTTCTCGCTTTTGTTGTTGGGACACTTTTCTTTCGGTCCGGAATGAACCAAGATACAGTTCTTGATGGAGTGAAGTACTTGGGAGCTCTCTTTATGGGTGTTGCTGTTATAAATTTCAACTGCACAATCGAACTTGGAATGGTCACAAAGAGACTCCCAATATTCTATAAACAAAGGGAATTACTAGAACTACCTGGGTGGGCTCTTGTTTGCTCAGTTTTTTTAACCAGCCTACCAGTGTCATTGATGGAGTCAGGTCTTTGGACCTTTTCAACATATTATGCAATTGGTTATGCACCTTCTGCAATCAG ATTATTCCAGCAATTACTGGCACTTCTGGCCACACATCAAATGTCACTGGGCCTTTATCGTTTGGTAGCAACAGTAGGAAGAACACCAATAGTATCCAACTCACTAGGTGCTCAAGTTCTTGTTTTTTCATTCATATTTGGAGGCTTCATCATATCAAAAG ATAACCTCCAATCATGGTTGAGCTGGGGTTACTGGGCATCCCCATTCACTTATGCTCTGAATGCTGTGACTTTGAATGAATTTCTTGACATGAGATGGGCTAAG GTGTTCTACTTTAAGAATTCCAAGACACTTGGAGAAGCTATTCTGATGCTTAGGGGTTTGCTCAATGAATGGCAATGGTATTGGACCTGTATAGGAATTTTATTTGGATTCACCCTGGTCTTCAACATCCTAAGCGTACTTGCTTTACACTTCCTGAAAT CTCCACACAAACGTGAAGTAAATATCAAGTCACAAGACAGACAGAATAAAGAGTACAACGATCAGGCAGTTGTTAATGTGAATGCCTCCATTGGTCAAAGCCTACCATTCCAACCACTGACACTTGTGTTCAAAAATATTAACTACTCTGTGGAACTACCAAAA GGTATGAGAAAACATGGAGTTACTGAATCAAGGCTCCAGCTACTGCGAGATGTTAGCGGCTCTTTCAGACCAGGAGTTCTAACAGCATTGATGGGGATTACTGGTGCGGGAAAAACAACATTACTAGACGTTTTAGCTGGGCGAAAAACTGGAGGTTACATTGAAGGAGTCATCAGCATATGCGGTTACCCAAATAAGTATGAAACAGTCTCAAGAATCACGGGCTATTGCGAGCAGACTGATATACACTCACCTTATCTAACAGTATATGAATCACTTAAGTTCTCTGCGTCCCTTCGCCTACCTTCAGTTGTTAAATCTCATCAGAGAGAT ATGTACGTAGAAGAAGTTATGGACCTAGTAGAGCTAACTGGCCTGAGGAATGCGATTGTGGGCATTCCTGGGGCAACAGGCCTATCAGCTGAACAAAGAAAAAGACTTACAATAGCAGTGGAACTTGTTGCTAGTCCCTCCATCATGTTCTTGGATGAGCCAACAACTGGTCTAGATGCTCGTGCTGCAGCAATTGTCATGCGTACGGTGCGAAAGATGGTGAACACTGGGCATACTGTTGTCTGTACAATTCATCAGCCAAGCATCCAGAtatttgaatcttttgatgag CTGTTACTAATGAAAAGTGGAGGACAGCTCATTTACAGTGGTTCACTAGGTCCCCTGTCTAGAGATTTGATAAAATATTTTGAG GCTGTCCCTGGAGTTCCTAAAATCAAAGATGGTCAGAATCCAGCTGCATGGGTGCTAGACATTAGCTCACATGCCATGCAATACATGATTAACGTGGACTATGCTGAAATTTACTATAACTCCAATTTATACAA GGAGAACATGGCTATGATTAATGAGTTGAGCAAACCGAAAACAAACCATGAGGATCTGCATTTGCCTTCAAAATATTGGCCAGGCTTTAAGGAACAATGCATCGCTTGCATCTGGAAGCAACATTTGTCTTACAGAAAGAACTCAGAGCTCAATGTGTTTCGCTTCATCAACACATTTGCAACCTCGATCGTGTTTGGTATTGTGTTCTGGCAAACTGGTTCAACAAT AAAGGTGGAGCAAGACGTGTTCAACATACTGGGGATTGGATACGGGTCGGCACTGTTCCTAGGCTTCGTGAACTGCACTAGTTTACTGCCAGTGGTTGCTGCAGAGAGAGCCGTTTCCTACCGAGAAATGAATTCTGGCATGTACTCTTCTATGGCATTCATCATAGCTCAG GTAGCTGCTGAAATCCCTTACATGGTTATCCAGCCACTCATTTTCTCAGCAATTGTGTACCCAATGGTTGGATTCCAGCTGGCTGTGAAAAAGTTTTTCTTGTTTGTGCTATACATGATCCTGATTTTCATGGACTACACTCTGTATGGGATGATGGCAGTTGCACTGACACCTACTGCTGAGATAGCTACTGGTCTGTCCCTCACCATCTTTGTAGTGTGGAATTTCTTCTCAGGATTCATTGTCACAGTAAAG GCAATGCCGGTGTGGTGGAGGTGGATGTACTGGGCCTGTCCTACAGCATGGACCCTATATGGCCTTGTGTCCTCGCAACTTGGTGACCATAAGGAACTAATCCGCGTGCTGGGCCAGCCAGACCAGCCAGTGATCACATTCTTGCAGGAGTACCTTGGCCTGGAAAATGGCTATCTTCCCCTGGTCACAGCTCTGCACTTTGTTCTGAGCGCACTCTTCTGTTTTGTCTTCTGCGTGGGTATCAAGTATCTCAGGTTCCAGAAAAGATAG